From a region of the Vaginimicrobium propionicum genome:
- the amrA gene encoding AmmeMemoRadiSam system protein A, translated as MFTQEQGQVLLAIAKHAIADVLDIDAPSPAIPEWAKKMGASFVTLTIDGRLRGCIGALEAYRPLADDVAYNAKAAAFGDPRFPPLDVDEYPLIKIEVSVLSPHEEIKAANRAEAIAQLRPGVDGVIMSEGFRRGTFLPQVWEQLPDPNDFLDHLGAKAGLGMGYWSPKVKLSRYSVQAFTQ; from the coding sequence ATGTTTACCCAAGAACAAGGACAGGTTCTACTGGCTATCGCCAAGCACGCTATTGCCGATGTGCTGGACATTGATGCGCCTAGCCCGGCAATCCCCGAGTGGGCGAAAAAGATGGGCGCGTCTTTCGTCACCCTAACCATTGACGGCAGACTGCGCGGGTGTATTGGGGCGTTGGAGGCTTACCGTCCGCTAGCCGATGATGTGGCTTATAACGCCAAGGCGGCGGCTTTTGGTGACCCGCGTTTCCCGCCCTTAGATGTGGACGAATACCCGCTGATAAAAATCGAGGTGTCCGTGCTCAGCCCGCACGAAGAAATCAAAGCGGCAAATCGTGCTGAGGCGATAGCTCAGCTTCGTCCCGGCGTTGACGGGGTAATCATGTCGGAGGGTTTTCGGCGCGGCACTTTCTTGCCACAAGTGTGGGAGCAGCTGCCCGACCCCAACGATTTTCTCGACCATCTAGGCGCGAAAGCCGGTTTGGGCATGGGTTATTGGAGCCCGAAGGTGAAATTATCGCGTTACAGTGTGCAGGCGTTCACGCAATGA
- a CDS encoding pyridoxal phosphate-dependent aminotransferase yields MRFSNRVVVSELNRIAHAERAAESAGTLIRLSDSNPTRHCLAPRLLPDEYQADPRGSLAARRQLADWLSGRYGREVDPDNLYLLNSTSQGYAWAMKLFCCAGDKLLAPRPGYPLIDHLARLEEVEVENYFLTFDGAWLVDIGHLKELLASGDERIRGLVAINPNNPTGSYLRPEERGAIIELCSQYELPLIVDEVFFYFPLGVDSRRRLSGEGLSGNSLGVVERRRLAGEGLCGAPAIAGERRRLAGESSVLTLALDGLSKNLAAPHAKVAWLEVSGPHVLVDEAKARLDVIADAYLPVSQLMVDQLPHMLSQVDEQQRRVSERTRHNLDTLTSLVCASSSGVMDVYPPEGGWSALIRFPATIDEDGLVLELINHHGITVQPGYFFDLPTPGFLSVSLLLDPKVFADAVTQLVKTVDALAG; encoded by the coding sequence GTGCGGTTTTCAAATAGGGTTGTGGTCTCTGAGCTTAATCGGATTGCTCATGCTGAACGCGCGGCTGAAAGCGCGGGCACACTGATTAGGCTCAGTGATTCAAACCCGACTAGGCACTGCCTGGCGCCAAGACTGTTGCCGGACGAATACCAGGCTGACCCGCGCGGATCGCTGGCCGCCCGCCGCCAGCTTGCTGACTGGCTGAGTGGGCGTTACGGGCGCGAGGTTGACCCGGATAACTTGTATTTATTGAACTCCACTTCGCAGGGTTACGCCTGGGCAATGAAATTGTTTTGCTGCGCCGGAGATAAGCTGCTGGCGCCTCGTCCCGGCTACCCGTTGATTGACCACCTTGCCAGGCTGGAAGAAGTTGAGGTAGAAAACTATTTCCTAACTTTTGATGGGGCATGGCTGGTCGATATTGGTCACCTGAAAGAGCTTCTGGCTAGCGGAGATGAGCGTATACGCGGGCTTGTTGCGATTAACCCAAATAACCCCACCGGTTCTTATCTGCGCCCCGAGGAGCGAGGCGCCATTATTGAATTGTGTAGCCAATACGAGCTGCCGCTGATAGTGGACGAAGTATTCTTTTATTTTCCGCTGGGGGTTGATAGTCGGCGACGTTTGTCAGGTGAGGGGCTTTCTGGCAATTCGCTGGGTGTGGTTGAGCGACGGCGGTTGGCGGGCGAGGGGTTGTGTGGTGCTCCAGCTATTGCGGGTGAGCGACGGCGGTTGGCGGGCGAGTCATCTGTGTTGACGCTGGCTTTAGATGGGTTGTCGAAGAATCTTGCTGCCCCGCACGCCAAAGTGGCCTGGCTTGAGGTTAGTGGCCCTCACGTCCTGGTTGATGAGGCGAAAGCAAGGTTGGACGTGATTGCAGACGCTTACCTGCCAGTTAGTCAGCTCATGGTTGACCAATTGCCGCACATGTTGAGCCAAGTTGACGAGCAGCAGCGACGGGTGTCTGAGCGTACCCGCCACAACCTTGACACGTTGACGTCTTTGGTGTGCGCCAGCTCTAGCGGTGTGATGGACGTTTACCCACCCGAGGGTGGCTGGTCAGCGCTAATACGTTTCCCCGCCACGATTGACGAGGACGGTTTAGTGCTTGAGCTAATTAACCACCATGGAATTACCGTCCAGCCTGGCTATTTCTTCGACCTGCCAACCCCCGGTTTTCTCAGTGTCTCACTGCTCCTAGACCCAAAGGTTTTCGCCGATGCCGTCACTCAACTAGTTAAGACCGTTGACGCGCTGGCCGGTTGA
- a CDS encoding methylated-DNA--[protein]-cysteine S-methyltransferase: MRFAVHDFAGLGTLTLLNDERSRLVYCQFGDVAELLERFDAQPGVPVEFPAIKQLEEYLAGQRRNFDIPLALTYTTDFQRRVLTTLLAVPYGQTISYSELASEVGDPRAARAVGTALHNNPICIIVPCHRVIKADGSLGGYAGREGLKRHLLDLERAHLDADN, from the coding sequence ATGCGGTTCGCAGTTCATGATTTTGCCGGATTAGGCACCTTGACTTTGCTCAACGATGAACGCTCGCGCCTGGTGTATTGCCAGTTCGGCGACGTTGCCGAACTGCTGGAACGCTTCGACGCCCAGCCGGGCGTGCCCGTAGAGTTTCCGGCTATCAAGCAGCTTGAGGAATATCTTGCCGGTCAACGACGCAACTTCGATATACCGCTCGCTCTGACATACACCACCGATTTTCAGCGCCGAGTGCTTACTACCCTGCTGGCCGTCCCGTACGGTCAGACGATTAGCTACAGCGAGCTGGCCAGCGAGGTAGGCGATCCGCGTGCTGCCAGAGCCGTCGGAACTGCGCTGCACAACAACCCGATTTGCATAATCGTGCCTTGTCACCGGGTAATTAAAGCGGACGGCTCGCTGGGTGGCTACGCGGGACGGGAAGGGTTGAAACGTCATCTACTAGACCTTGAACGCGCGCACCTAGACGCCGACAACTAA
- a CDS encoding alpha/beta-hydrolase family protein, whose product MTPKRLAKVSAAIRIAGVNRCAKRFFTRPLVRTSAAILGYAASYTPSLLPRPWYFQGLIAGIGAMGGYQSAVVGSAVLNQIARLSGLKVNINPSLKMVGRIGASAIAIAGVVAVPLLSIKWQRRTAKLVNQKGPDVKWALGSAGAASAVFWLLLGQYRAIMAMINYLTRHFNQKYSWRLAARLSATAITLATILVILDQVILRGVVGVATTASAAVDLRTPPNVEQPQTPLHSGSPWSLEPWDTLGLQGKRFTCAGARAERIASVMGVSGMQPIRAYASLNGRSIEENVDAVLAELDRMSAWERKNFLVVTTTGRGNVNEWAASAFEYLTLGDCAIIAMQYSGLPSAVTMVSSKQVPVHASRLLFEAIEARIAKLPVEGRPKLFVNGESLGAFGSNGIFDSPADMMARCAGGLWTGCPNFTPILRQLLASRDPGSSSVEPVIDNGRHFRFAADPSASVPGGESWQEPRFLYLQNVTDPVVYWTPRLLWKRPDWVDDAPAGTTMAAMRYFPFTTFWQVSADMPVCRFVEAGYGHKYHARQTVPGWVRVLGLDETADYSKLIEALEEEIPPVAP is encoded by the coding sequence GTGACACCGAAGCGCCTAGCCAAAGTATCCGCTGCGATTCGCATCGCCGGAGTTAATCGCTGTGCCAAGCGTTTTTTCACCCGCCCACTAGTAAGGACGAGCGCGGCGATTCTTGGATACGCTGCCTCATACACGCCCAGCTTGTTGCCGCGTCCCTGGTATTTTCAAGGGCTGATTGCCGGAATTGGCGCTATGGGTGGATATCAAAGTGCAGTAGTCGGGTCTGCCGTATTGAATCAGATCGCTCGTCTAAGCGGTTTGAAAGTTAACATCAACCCGAGCCTGAAAATGGTGGGTAGGATCGGCGCATCAGCGATAGCTATTGCTGGGGTAGTGGCCGTCCCATTGTTAAGTATCAAGTGGCAGCGGCGGACAGCGAAGTTGGTTAACCAAAAAGGTCCAGATGTTAAATGGGCGTTAGGTTCGGCGGGTGCAGCCAGTGCAGTGTTTTGGTTATTGCTTGGCCAGTACCGCGCAATAATGGCCATGATTAACTACTTGACTAGGCATTTTAACCAAAAATATTCGTGGCGCCTAGCGGCCAGATTGTCAGCTACAGCTATCACATTGGCGACGATTCTGGTGATTTTAGATCAGGTGATTCTGCGTGGGGTAGTTGGGGTAGCAACCACCGCCTCAGCAGCAGTTGATCTGCGCACCCCGCCCAACGTTGAGCAGCCGCAAACCCCGTTGCACTCTGGTAGCCCTTGGTCGTTGGAGCCGTGGGACACTCTAGGGCTACAAGGCAAGCGTTTTACTTGCGCGGGCGCCCGCGCCGAACGCATTGCGTCCGTTATGGGGGTGAGTGGAATGCAGCCGATAAGGGCTTATGCCTCCCTCAATGGGCGCAGCATAGAAGAAAATGTTGACGCTGTGCTGGCTGAACTAGACCGGATGTCTGCTTGGGAACGTAAAAACTTTCTAGTTGTGACGACTACCGGACGCGGCAATGTCAACGAGTGGGCAGCTTCGGCATTCGAGTATTTGACGCTCGGTGATTGCGCGATTATTGCCATGCAATATTCTGGCTTGCCCTCAGCGGTGACGATGGTTAGCTCCAAACAAGTTCCGGTGCATGCGTCACGATTGCTTTTCGAGGCTATCGAGGCCAGAATCGCTAAGCTGCCGGTGGAGGGTAGACCGAAGTTGTTCGTCAATGGGGAATCGCTGGGCGCTTTCGGTTCCAACGGGATTTTTGACTCGCCAGCCGACATGATGGCTCGCTGTGCGGGCGGACTATGGACGGGCTGCCCCAACTTCACGCCCATCCTTAGGCAGCTGTTAGCCTCCCGCGACCCCGGCTCGAGCTCTGTTGAGCCGGTTATCGACAACGGGCGACATTTCCGGTTCGCTGCTGACCCTAGCGCGAGTGTTCCGGGAGGTGAATCTTGGCAGGAGCCAAGATTCTTGTATCTACAAAACGTCACCGACCCGGTGGTTTATTGGACGCCGCGGCTGTTGTGGAAACGGCCTGATTGGGTGGACGACGCCCCTGCTGGTACGACGATGGCCGCCATGCGTTATTTTCCGTTCACCACTTTTTGGCAGGTTTCTGCCGACATGCCGGTATGCCGTTTCGTGGAGGCTGGCTACGGCCACAAATACCATGCGCGCCAAACCGTCCCAGGATGGGTGCGAGTGCTCGGCTTGGACGAAACTGCCGACTACTCCAAACTCATCGAGGCGCTGGAGGAGGAGATTCCGCCAGTCGCCCCCTAA
- a CDS encoding ATP-binding protein produces MEYLKRVYDDVLLAQLRASGAVLIEGPKWCGKTTTALQHSGSVLYLANPRDLEQNRLVSELNPGALLAGRTPRLIDEWQVAPKLWDAVRFEVDQRQNTGQFILTGSTTPVDITQLLHSGTGRIARMRMRTMSLYESECPKDVISLRNLFDGSTMPVLRNDYSLEDIAGLLCRGGWPSAARAEQDVGRQQATNYVDSLVEQDMPTSGESTRNPAKVRAFLRSYARSVATATPLINLAKDADISETTARDYLSTLQQLFVVEELPAWNPNLRSKTAIRTSPVKHFTDPSLAAAALGAGVGSLLSDLNTFGLLFESLCIRDLRALAAGLDGQVYHFRDSSGLECDAVVVLRDGRYGLIEAKLGGETLISEGANSLNKLASRLDTERMPSPSFRLVLTASDAYSLTRPDGVQVAPIGLLGL; encoded by the coding sequence GTGGAGTACCTAAAGAGGGTTTATGACGACGTATTACTGGCTCAACTGCGGGCTAGTGGGGCTGTGCTTATTGAGGGTCCGAAATGGTGCGGTAAGACCACTACGGCTCTGCAACATTCGGGCAGCGTACTGTATTTGGCAAACCCGCGTGACCTGGAACAAAACCGTCTAGTATCCGAGCTGAATCCAGGCGCATTACTGGCTGGTCGCACTCCACGACTAATTGATGAATGGCAGGTGGCACCAAAATTATGGGATGCCGTCCGCTTTGAGGTTGACCAACGCCAAAACACGGGGCAATTTATTTTGACGGGCTCGACAACACCCGTTGATATTACGCAGCTTCTGCACTCAGGAACGGGTCGCATTGCCCGAATGCGTATGCGAACGATGAGCCTGTATGAATCTGAGTGCCCGAAAGACGTGATTTCGTTACGGAATCTATTCGATGGCAGTACGATGCCAGTGCTCCGCAACGACTATTCACTAGAAGACATCGCTGGGCTGTTGTGCAGAGGCGGCTGGCCCAGTGCGGCACGCGCCGAACAAGACGTTGGGCGCCAGCAAGCAACAAACTACGTGGACTCTTTGGTAGAACAAGACATGCCAACTAGCGGTGAAAGCACCCGAAACCCTGCCAAGGTTCGAGCATTTCTACGCAGTTACGCGCGTAGTGTCGCCACGGCCACTCCGCTGATTAATCTCGCTAAAGACGCAGATATTTCCGAAACGACGGCTAGAGATTACCTATCCACACTTCAACAACTGTTCGTGGTAGAAGAATTGCCAGCTTGGAATCCAAATCTGCGTTCCAAGACTGCTATCCGAACCTCTCCAGTCAAACATTTCACCGACCCTTCGTTAGCCGCAGCAGCGCTCGGGGCGGGAGTCGGCAGTTTGCTTAGTGACCTAAATACTTTTGGATTGTTGTTTGAATCTTTGTGTATCCGAGATTTACGCGCCTTGGCCGCCGGACTGGATGGCCAAGTTTACCATTTCCGTGACAGCTCTGGGCTTGAGTGCGACGCTGTTGTCGTTTTGCGAGACGGACGCTACGGACTCATCGAGGCCAAACTAGGCGGCGAAACTTTGATCAGTGAGGGCGCTAATTCTCTAAACAAATTAGCTTCCCGCTTAGACACTGAGCGCATGCCGTCACCCAGTTTCCGGCTTGTGTTGACAGCGTCAGACGCCTACAGCCTTACTCGCCCGGACGGAGTACAGGTAGCACCCATAGGATTATTAGGGCTTTAG
- the amrB gene encoding AmmeMemoRadiSam system protein B — protein MSSVRPPAVAGMFYPGEPDTLARTVRSLLSEASAHFRAEKWKVLVAPHAGYIYSGSTAAAGFASVDFSGIQRIVITCPTHRVGIRGIATAGADAFETPSGVSQVDTAAISQLEQLSQVVQRPDVHAFEHAIEVQLPFLQQVAPSAKIVPLAVGECPPESVAEVLDAVWGGNETLILISSDLSHYLPYDQAREIDADTIARICSFRQLDERTACGIRALNGVAITGARRKMTAKLVAACNSGDTAGDKSRVVGYASIVMR, from the coding sequence ATGAGTTCTGTTAGACCACCAGCCGTTGCCGGCATGTTTTACCCCGGCGAACCAGACACTTTAGCTCGGACGGTTCGTAGCTTATTATCCGAAGCCAGCGCGCATTTCAGAGCCGAGAAATGGAAGGTGCTAGTCGCCCCGCACGCCGGATATATTTACTCTGGCTCTACCGCGGCTGCCGGTTTTGCGAGCGTGGACTTTAGCGGCATTCAGCGCATTGTTATTACTTGCCCCACGCACCGGGTCGGGATTCGGGGTATCGCTACCGCCGGCGCTGACGCTTTTGAGACGCCTTCAGGGGTGAGTCAGGTAGATACAGCTGCGATCAGCCAGCTTGAGCAGTTATCCCAGGTTGTGCAGCGTCCAGACGTCCACGCTTTTGAGCACGCTATCGAGGTGCAACTGCCATTTCTGCAACAAGTGGCGCCGAGCGCGAAAATCGTGCCGTTAGCGGTTGGCGAGTGCCCGCCGGAGTCGGTTGCCGAGGTTTTGGACGCAGTTTGGGGCGGTAACGAAACGCTGATTCTTATTAGCTCTGATTTGTCGCATTATTTGCCGTATGACCAAGCGCGGGAGATAGACGCCGACACTATCGCACGAATTTGCAGTTTCCGACAATTGGACGAACGCACCGCGTGCGGAATTCGCGCCTTGAACGGGGTAGCGATAACCGGCGCTAGGCGCAAAATGACAGCGAAGCTGGTGGCGGCCTGCAACTCCGGCGACACTGCAGGAGACAAGTCGCGGGTCGTCGGCTATGCATCAATAGTTATGAGGTGA
- a CDS encoding YciI family protein, giving the protein MAYFAVNYLYRSEADVAAVRPTHRAYLAKLRDEGKLIAAGPLVGTQRDTALLIFCAEDADACRALIAADPMSTNDIIEDFRVTEWNPATRIFDN; this is encoded by the coding sequence ATGGCTTATTTTGCTGTCAACTATCTTTACCGTTCAGAAGCTGATGTCGCTGCGGTGCGTCCAACTCACCGCGCTTATCTCGCTAAACTGCGCGACGAGGGCAAACTTATCGCTGCCGGCCCGCTGGTCGGCACCCAACGTGACACTGCCCTACTAATTTTCTGCGCCGAGGACGCGGACGCCTGCCGGGCCCTCATCGCCGCAGACCCGATGTCCACCAACGACATCATCGAAGATTTCCGCGTCACCGAGTGGAATCCGGCAACCAGAATCTTCGATAATTAG
- the amrS gene encoding AmmeMemoRadiSam system radical SAM enzyme — protein MTRARYARTLDDGRVQCLLCPRECRMRESQRGFCYVRANVGGQLDLTTYGRSSGFAVDPVEKKPLNHFLPGCRVLSFGTAGCNLACKFCQNWHISKSRSDDSLARQASPEQIADAALHRGTACVAYTYNDPIIFAEYAIDTAWACHERGIRNIAVSAGYISKMARADFFAPMDAANVDLKAFSDEFYRKITGGRLDVVLDNISWLVNETETWVELTTLLIPGYNDSDKELRELTGWVAQELGVDVPLHFSAFHPSYRMSEVASTPPETLYRARQIGLDAGLHYVYTGNLHDPSGQSTFCPECGAMVIRRDWYNTKITGLADGCCMACGTAIAGVWR, from the coding sequence ATGACGCGCGCACGCTACGCCCGCACATTGGACGACGGTCGCGTCCAGTGCTTGCTGTGCCCGCGTGAATGTCGAATGCGCGAGAGCCAGCGCGGGTTCTGTTATGTGCGCGCCAATGTTGGCGGCCAACTTGATTTAACCACCTACGGCAGATCGTCCGGGTTTGCCGTTGACCCGGTGGAAAAGAAACCGCTAAATCATTTCTTGCCTGGCTGCCGGGTGTTGAGTTTTGGGACGGCTGGCTGCAATCTAGCGTGTAAGTTTTGCCAAAATTGGCATATTTCTAAGTCGCGTTCTGACGATTCGCTGGCCAGGCAAGCTAGCCCGGAACAGATAGCTGACGCGGCGCTGCACCGAGGCACAGCCTGCGTTGCCTACACCTACAACGACCCGATTATCTTCGCGGAGTATGCAATAGATACCGCTTGGGCTTGCCATGAGCGCGGAATCCGAAATATCGCAGTCTCGGCTGGATATATCTCGAAGATGGCGCGAGCCGATTTCTTTGCTCCAATGGACGCCGCGAATGTTGATCTCAAGGCTTTTAGTGACGAGTTTTATCGCAAGATAACTGGCGGGCGGCTGGATGTCGTCCTAGACAATATCTCTTGGCTAGTTAACGAAACTGAGACTTGGGTGGAGTTAACAACGCTGTTAATCCCCGGTTATAACGACTCTGATAAGGAGTTACGCGAGTTAACGGGGTGGGTAGCGCAGGAGTTAGGCGTCGATGTGCCGCTGCATTTCAGCGCTTTTCACCCCTCTTATCGCATGTCTGAGGTCGCGTCGACCCCGCCCGAAACTCTGTATCGCGCTCGCCAAATTGGCCTAGACGCGGGCTTGCATTATGTCTATACCGGAAATCTGCACGACCCGAGCGGTCAATCAACGTTTTGCCCCGAATGCGGGGCAATGGTGATTCGTCGGGATTGGTATAACACGAAAATCACTGGCCTGGCGGATGGGTGCTGTATGGCGTGCGGGACGGCGATTGCTGGCGTTTGGCGTTAA
- a CDS encoding RNA helicase, whose protein sequence is MVAEQTAPLAKLLDELGSRPSADAVFEAFSVWAASNGTPLYQHQADALLATLMGENTVITTPTGSGKSLIATAAMVATLAKRGRVYYTAPIKALVSEKFFGWCDDFGADIVGMVTGDASVNPDAPIICCTAEILANIALREGSKADIDCVVMDEFHFIADPDRGWAWQVGLSELPQAQFLIMSATLGDVSQLSKKLSEFTGRQTDVIAGVTRPVPLVYEWSMTGLDDKLAELISSDQAPIYLVHPSQAAATEAAGNLKAAKLLTTQQRRDIAQALQGFRFAPGFGKTLRQLLLGGVGVHHAGLLPKYRRLVETLAQQGLLKVICGTDTLGVGVNVPIRTVVFTQLSKFDGRRQRVLRSREFHQIAGRAGRPGFDPVGYVVAQAPSHQIENERIRKKFADDPKKLKSVRKSKPPEGFINYTEATFDKLVNSVPETLYGRLQISESMLINLLYRDQDTGEAVINMVDASTDSRQVRRRLLRRAAQLGRSLVREEVVVRRAEPTPGGRIYDLAPDLQEDFALNQPLSTFALNFIDTLDPESSTYALDVVSVIEATLEDPRPLLYAQESKARGEAVARLKAEGYDYLDRQQMVQEITWPEPLAEVLSEALTPILARQPWLGAQPLSPKSIVRDMYERAMTFAQFVAFYKVTRSEGVVLRYLTDAWRALRQTVPPGALTDELEELIEWLGEVVKQTDSSLVDEWEAMADPTGWEETVRQQRESATMTASVRAFKVLVRNALFRRVLLAAEDDVEALAELDGEDSAWTIDDWDNALGDYWDEHDEIATDAEARGPQFFIIENPDARLWKVRQIIDDPDGNHDWQISAEVDLDASDETGELALKVLRFGRID, encoded by the coding sequence ATGGTTGCTGAACAGACTGCCCCGCTAGCTAAGCTACTGGACGAGCTTGGGTCGCGTCCGAGCGCGGACGCGGTTTTCGAAGCATTCAGCGTTTGGGCGGCGTCCAATGGCACTCCGCTTTATCAGCACCAGGCCGATGCGCTACTGGCTACATTGATGGGCGAAAACACCGTCATCACCACCCCCACAGGCTCAGGTAAATCGCTGATTGCGACAGCTGCCATGGTTGCGACACTGGCAAAGCGTGGCAGGGTCTATTACACAGCGCCAATAAAAGCTCTGGTGTCGGAAAAGTTTTTTGGCTGGTGTGACGATTTCGGCGCGGATATTGTCGGCATGGTTACCGGAGATGCCTCCGTCAATCCAGACGCCCCAATTATCTGTTGCACAGCCGAAATTTTGGCGAATATTGCCTTGCGGGAAGGTTCTAAGGCAGATATTGACTGCGTTGTTATGGATGAGTTTCATTTCATCGCCGACCCAGATAGAGGTTGGGCTTGGCAGGTTGGCTTAAGTGAGCTGCCACAAGCTCAGTTTTTGATAATGAGCGCCACTTTAGGTGATGTCAGTCAGCTATCGAAGAAATTATCTGAATTTACTGGCCGCCAAACGGACGTTATCGCTGGGGTTACCCGCCCCGTGCCCTTGGTTTATGAGTGGTCAATGACTGGTTTGGACGACAAATTAGCCGAGCTCATCTCTAGCGACCAGGCTCCGATTTATCTTGTTCACCCTAGTCAAGCGGCAGCTACTGAGGCAGCCGGAAATCTTAAAGCCGCAAAGTTGTTGACTACTCAGCAACGCCGCGATATTGCCCAGGCTCTGCAAGGTTTTAGGTTTGCTCCTGGGTTCGGCAAGACTCTTCGCCAGCTACTGCTAGGTGGTGTCGGAGTCCATCATGCAGGGCTATTACCAAAGTATCGTCGGCTAGTCGAAACCCTCGCCCAGCAAGGTCTTTTGAAGGTTATTTGCGGCACTGACACCCTTGGCGTGGGTGTTAATGTGCCTATTCGTACGGTAGTTTTCACGCAATTATCTAAATTTGATGGACGGCGCCAGCGAGTGCTGCGCAGCCGCGAGTTTCACCAGATTGCTGGGCGCGCTGGGCGTCCTGGTTTCGACCCGGTGGGTTACGTTGTTGCTCAAGCCCCTAGTCACCAGATTGAGAATGAGCGTATCCGCAAGAAATTTGCTGATGACCCGAAGAAATTGAAGTCGGTACGGAAATCCAAGCCCCCAGAGGGTTTCATAAACTACACGGAAGCTACTTTCGACAAGTTGGTTAATTCTGTTCCGGAAACCCTCTATGGCAGGCTGCAAATTAGCGAGTCCATGCTGATTAATCTGCTCTATCGCGATCAGGACACTGGCGAAGCGGTAATAAATATGGTTGACGCCTCCACTGATTCTAGGCAGGTCAGGCGCAGGCTGCTGCGTCGAGCAGCCCAGTTAGGGCGTTCTCTAGTTCGTGAGGAGGTGGTCGTCCGACGCGCGGAGCCGACCCCAGGCGGACGCATTTATGACCTAGCCCCTGATTTACAAGAGGATTTCGCACTCAACCAACCGTTGAGCACTTTCGCTTTGAACTTCATCGACACTCTGGATCCTGAGTCCAGCACCTATGCGTTGGACGTGGTGTCGGTGATTGAGGCGACTTTGGAGGATCCTCGCCCACTGCTTTATGCCCAAGAATCTAAAGCGCGCGGTGAAGCCGTTGCTCGGTTGAAAGCCGAGGGCTACGACTATCTTGATCGCCAGCAGATGGTTCAAGAGATAACTTGGCCCGAGCCGCTTGCTGAGGTTTTGTCCGAGGCTTTGACTCCGATTTTGGCTAGGCAGCCTTGGTTAGGGGCTCAGCCGTTAAGCCCTAAATCTATCGTCCGTGACATGTATGAGCGGGCAATGACTTTCGCGCAGTTTGTCGCTTTCTATAAGGTGACGCGCTCGGAGGGCGTGGTGCTGAGATATTTGACGGACGCCTGGCGGGCGTTGCGTCAGACTGTGCCGCCGGGCGCATTAACGGACGAGTTGGAAGAGTTGATTGAATGGCTCGGCGAAGTGGTCAAGCAGACTGATTCGTCCTTGGTGGATGAGTGGGAGGCGATGGCTGACCCGACAGGTTGGGAGGAAACCGTCCGGCAGCAGCGTGAAAGCGCGACTATGACAGCCAGTGTGCGTGCTTTCAAAGTGCTGGTGCGTAATGCCTTGTTTAGGCGGGTGTTGTTGGCTGCCGAGGATGACGTTGAAGCGCTAGCCGAGCTGGACGGCGAAGATAGCGCCTGGACTATTGATGATTGGGACAACGCTTTAGGCGATTATTGGGATGAACATGACGAGATAGCTACTGATGCTGAGGCGCGCGGGCCGCAATTCTTTATCATTGAGAATCCGGACGCCCGGCTGTGGAAAGTCAGACAGATTATTGACGACCCTGACGGGAACCATGACTGGCAAATTTCAGCCGAAGTGGATCTTGACGCCAGCGACGAGACGGGGGAATTGGCTCTTAAGGTGCTCAGATTCGGGCGAATAGATTAA